The sequence cagataaacttcaaattttcatttttgggtgaactatcccttaaaaatatgatatttctcattttaattCACTCCCACAACAACTCTTTGTTTCCTATAAATAAATACTTGTGGATTCCCACAGTCTTGGAAAACCTTGATGTATGTGGATGTGTGATTTAGACCTGGAATAGTCATAAgttaataaaatcttaaaaagccatcagtattttttataatgaatacaCATTTTACTAGTTATGTGAAGctctaaaagtttttttttttttttttttttttaatccttgtAAAATTATGAATGATAGGAAAAGATTATAACTGAAGAACATTCAGCTCTTAAACAGGCTCTATGAAAGATTTTTACTGTAAtgaagcataaaaataccccacactctaaaaaatgctgggttaaaaacaacccaatctgggtgaaatatggacaaacccagcaggttgggttaaaaggcacctattatgccctctttcacatgatgtaatataagtctctggtctggtcaagtttcagcttaaaataccccacaaatttgcccctatttgggggtgagtaaaaacacgccttttactatattactatattgttggctaaaaaaataaatcgaaaattggttgaaaaaaatggctgggtgaaaaaaacccaatccctggttttgtccatatttaacccagcagtttttagagtgcaatatgtttgcagatatttaggaaacatgctaagttcacctacttgtttctcagaaagacaatgctacagccagatattctactttgaaaatgtgcgttccgtgtcggaatgtctgtctttgttttggtctgtgcgaaaCGTGTgtcagtttatccaatagtatttcgacatcacaggttgccagttggcggaaaacaacGCATACTGcaaccatggaaaccagcaaacaaactggatcagagaatcacagattctacctaaaaagcctctgcatccatctaaaaatctctatgaagaACAGTATATTAACACTTTGGACTGCAGAacctattttgaacactgggtgtcattcctacatagagcccctttaaattTTTGGAAATCCTGAAATGCAATTATTTTAATTAGAATAAatagattaaaaacaaaattatggcTAGGGGGTGGCAGAACCTGTTTTCTCCAAGTGCAATGTGTTcatggatcaacatctttgttgatcctggatcaaaattccaatcaaccaatcagatttgaaggACAAGtctacagtttatgtcaagttcaGGCTTACAGCCAGGGTTAAGTGCTTCTGCATTATAGTGTTATCTATAATTTTCCTCcgatttactaaaaaaaaactataagtaactaaaaataaagtcacatgtttgaaCATGTTTAAAATGTCACATATCACATGAAACATGGTAAATAACCCCTATAAAAATACCTATCAAAATAACCCCTAATTAAGAGTGTATTGATTGCCATTTCTGACTTGGCGCTGACTGTATATAAAAGGGACACATACAAAGAGTGttcataacatttttattttttttaaacaagcatGAAAACAGTACATCAATTTTAAGTCCTTGAGAGGTTTTGCTGTCATTGCATTCATTTAAGGCTCATAAACCATTCCACCATACAATAATATAATGTCCCTCTCCAGAATGCCCTGAATAAAACGAAGAATTGTAACTTTCATAGAGTATAGAGGAAAACAGTAcagtaaaatgcattttgaaaagAAGTATAATGCATTTTGATTAAGTGCATTTCAGACTATAATCTCataaatagaaagaaaaaaaacatcttgcttACTGACCACATACTGTACAGACCAGCTGCATTGACCAAAAAATGACCATGACAAGCTCTTGAGCAAGCGTGTTGTGTTGAAAGGGGTTTTGCTAACTTCAACCTCTCTCCAATTATGCAATAGCATATTTGCAAATCAAGTTCATCAAAGAGTCTTTATGATATTATGGTTTCTCAGGTGGTTTGGGGTCCATCCTTCAATGTAAGTCTATGGGTTTCTTCACTTGCGTTATCATCCGCCAGGCAAAAATTGCAAAAACTCTGAAAGTACCAGTCCCTTTTATCAAAAAGGTTAGTTGAGGTTTTATTCTTGCCTGTAATGCACAACTTGCATGCCAATGTGGAATACTTAAGGCGCAGTCACATTTATCATTGTTCTGTGAAATTTCTTAGACACAATACAGTAGTTTCAACAGGAATATGCGATTGGAAATTTTGTGTGAGGGTAAAAGATTTCACAACAGATTTTTCGCAAAGATTTTTTCCAAGTTGACCAACAGAAAattgcttggtttgaaagtaacttgacttCTGCATGAGTAGTGAGTCATACATCTCTAAACTTTTGACAATAGACCTTTTTTGTCTGCGACATTTGACCGCACCTTTAGATTAGGGGTTTTATTCAGATCATTAACCCACCCTATGAGCAATGACGATCCGTATATGATTCTTAAACATTTTGAAGCTCAGCCAAACAATAAACTGCTGCAGGGATGACTATTAATTTTGAAGGCCAAAACCTGGAAATGAgttgcattttagcacttctgcTTCCATTGacccaaaatcaattttttttatgtgtttttggttaaaagcctgaaataaggtctgaagtgaacacaagctcaagatattttcatgttttactcTATGACCTAAAATCAGTcaacttgtgattttttaaagcctttacttgtcttgaaaaaggcggttgctaacaagtggctcAATGGGACTGTAGAGATTGTCGGGGATATTAAATATCATCATGCCTGACATGAAAACTCGTCAACTCACTTGTCAGTGACAACACAGCTTCATTGTGTTTATAGTTCTCACAAACTATTCTAATTCAAACTTTTGAAGAATCTTTAAACAGTTGCCGGAAACTGAATGTTGTAAGTCATGTGACCATAGTGTAGTTCATTAATAGCCTAactttagctttttacttctgctgattgtatttaggcttcaaaattcataacaGTTGAGttaatttgtgaagattatcatgaTGTACAAAACGTGTAAGAATCATAtttttgttgatcacagagcttattttctgtaaACAGcccaatggaaaaatcctattgggttttTGCCGATGCTAGCATCCAAGTTGGCCAACAAAAATATGTCACCACTGCAGCACACATTTTCTTCTCACCTTATCAAGGATTTCACTCTTTCTGACCAATAGAGGGAGCCAACGCATCATGGGAATTAGCGTCTAGAAAAGGGGtttccaatcctgctcctggaggacaactttcctgcagagtttattaGAGTTTAGTTCCAATAAAAAACTACCTGGGaatttctagtaatcctgaagaccttgattatgTGGTTCAGATGTTTTGAATTAGGGCTGCCAGAAAGTGGCCCTCAGGAACATAATTGGACACCCCTTCCCTACAACATGAAAAGTATTTCAAGCAAACAAAGAAAGGTGCACTAAGTATCTTGCAATCCACATACATTGATGTCCATTGCTAGGCAGTATAGCTCACAGGAAGCTGGAAGTGACTTCTGAGGTGAGAGAGGAGGACCTGCTAGATCTGGAGACGGAGAACCGATCCAGAACTCCTTTTCTATAGAGCATATGCAGAAACCTTCTTCTGAACTTCTCTCCCACAAAGGCGTACAGCACCGGGTTCACACAGCAATGCAGAAGGCCAAGGTTTTGTGTTGCGAACATGGCGATGTCCACCGATGTCCGTGTCAGACAGTTGAATTGAACCACTTTGGCCCTGAGGAGGGTGTCAACTATCGTGGAAACATGGAAGGGGGTCCAGCACAGAAGAAAAGCCATGACCACAGCTACGATCACCTTCATGGCTCTGTGCTTCTGGAAACCGCGCGTACGCAAGAGCCGCACCACCGTCACGCTGTAGCAGATCAGCATGACCACCAGAGGGAGAAGGAAACCAAGCAGATGCCTCATGATACGTGTGGCCAGTCGCCACTCATCGGCATGGTCCGTCTCGAAGCGTTCTGCACAAATAGTCTGATTAGAAAATTCCTCGTAAAATGCCTCGTTGTAGAATGATGGCAAGGACAGCACACTTCCCAAAAACCACACCAATCCACAGACAACCCAGCTGCACAGTAACCTCTGAGCCTTCCTGGACTCCATAGCCCGTACGATGACCAAGTAACGATCCACGCTGATGCACACCAAAAACAAGATGCTGGTGTAGAAGTTCACTTCCTTCACCAGGCTAACCAACTTGCATAAAACATCACCAAACACCCAACCGTGGATCACAGAAATCGCAGAAAAGGGCAGAATAAGAGCCAGTAATGTGTCGGCCAGCATCAGGTTGAATAGGTAAATATCCGAAGCAGAAAGCGAGTGTCTGTTAGAGCCGATGACCCAGCCGACGATCAGATTCCCAGGAACAGCCATCAGAAAGATGAGCATGTAGAAGACACAGAATGAAATGTTGATGGCTTTCCCCAT is a genomic window of Chanodichthys erythropterus isolate Z2021 chromosome 14, ASM2448905v1, whole genome shotgun sequence containing:
- the LOC137035505 gene encoding C-X-C chemokine receptor type 1-like; translated protein: MNDSNTSHYMETISDFSEFYNELYVDLNYTEYQNDTEFILDETTLLCSSITMGKAINISFCVFYMLIFLMAVPGNLIVGWVIGSNRHSLSASDIYLFNLMLADTLLALILPFSAISVIHGWVFGDVLCKLVSLVKEVNFYTSILFLVCISVDRYLVIVRAMESRKAQRLLCSWVVCGLVWFLGSVLSLPSFYNEAFYEEFSNQTICAERFETDHADEWRLATRIMRHLLGFLLPLVVMLICYSVTVVRLLRTRGFQKHRAMKVIVAVVMAFLLCWTPFHVSTIVDTLLRAKVVQFNCLTRTSVDIAMFATQNLGLLHCCVNPVLYAFVGEKFRRRFLHMLYRKGVLDRFSVSRSSRSSSLTSEVTSSFL